A window of Gammaproteobacteria bacterium contains these coding sequences:
- the mreC gene encoding rod shape-determining protein MreC, with protein MNSLNQTQRKMFLRGPSLASQFLFFASLCIVLMVLDSRYQQLEKMRTTITTAIYPVRMLAHTPYEFTQWSKDAMRSRRQLREENSHLRVKNKDAQFELQRLQQLEAENHRLRVLLSSAQAQELNLQMAEIMRVSLDPGRQHIVLNQGAQLGINKGQVVIDAQGLMGQILHSDPLQSEAILITDSKHLTPVEVNRNGLRSIAYGSGDSTRLLLPYFAQNAEIMEGDLLVTSGLGGRFPVGIPVAEIVEIIRDPSKTFLEVIAEPVAAMDQSRQVAVVKSDYLLERAKAKASPTTPTERTELAIIDKQKKDKLLENQVDTP; from the coding sequence TTGAACTCGTTAAATCAAACACAACGAAAAATGTTTTTGCGCGGTCCTTCGCTGGCTTCGCAATTTTTATTTTTTGCCTCACTGTGTATTGTGTTGATGGTGCTGGATTCGCGTTACCAGCAATTGGAAAAAATGCGTACCACAATTACCACTGCAATTTATCCCGTGCGCATGCTTGCCCACACCCCTTATGAGTTCACCCAGTGGTCAAAAGACGCCATGCGTTCGCGCCGCCAGTTACGCGAAGAAAATTCACACTTGCGTGTAAAGAACAAAGACGCACAATTTGAATTACAACGTTTGCAACAACTCGAAGCTGAAAATCACCGCCTGCGTGTTTTATTAAGTTCGGCACAAGCTCAAGAACTTAATTTACAAATGGCCGAGATCATGCGGGTTAGTCTTGATCCTGGTCGTCAACACATCGTTCTAAACCAAGGTGCACAATTAGGCATTAACAAAGGTCAAGTTGTAATAGACGCACAAGGACTCATGGGGCAAATTCTTCACAGTGACCCTCTACAATCCGAAGCGATTTTAATTACCGACAGCAAACACCTTACGCCGGTTGAAGTGAATCGAAATGGTTTACGCAGTATTGCCTACGGCAGTGGCGATTCAACCCGTTTACTGTTGCCCTACTTTGCCCAAAATGCCGAAATTATGGAAGGTGATCTACTCGTAACTTCCGGCCTGGGTGGCCGCTTTCCGGTCGGTATTCCGGTTGCTGAAATAGTGGAAATTATTCGTGACCCCAGTAAAACCTTCCTTGAAGTTATTGCCGAGCCAGTTGCTGCGATGGATCAAAGCCGCCAGGTAGCTGTGGTTAAAAGCGATTATTTACTTGAAAGAGCGAAAGCCAAAGCAAGCCCGACTACGCCAACAGAGCGTACTGAGTTGGCAATTATTGATAAACAAAAAAAAGATAAACTACTTGAAAATCAGGTAGATACGCCGTAA
- the mrdA gene encoding penicillin-binding protein 2 — protein sequence MKLIRTRKQMKNRHLEKQVFRFRIILAMVLITALFVLLFGRLAFLQVLNFQHYSELSAGNRIRIEPMPPNRGLIYDRYGKKLAENIPSFEVVIIPEETPNVDETLDAIEKFIPFSSEQRERFNTNRKRYRSFEQVPLLHHMDEQSVAAIAANIPDLPGVHVRARLTRHYPLAEESVHVVGYMGGINDRDLERIDKRAYAGTSYIGKTGIEQTFEQYLLGKVGYRQLLANAQGRLLDVIEEQTPESGSDLQLTIDAGLQAVALDALRDKRGAVVAIDPTNGEILTMVSSPAYDGNGFSRGLTQAEYNVFLDDTDKPLLNRAISGNYPPGSTVKPMIGLAGLQLNKTHRAHSTYCPGFFKLPENERPYRDWKREGHGRVNLFGAITESCDVYFYELALELGIDNMHDFLRNFKLGEHIDPQIRGSRKGILPSRAWKRNNFKNPADKVWFPGETVIAGIGQGYMLASPLQLATATAITAMRGEYHQPHLVKRIGSDYQLDFTDDSKHFLSVKADARHWDEIISGMESVMHGLKGTARHIGKDLDFRMAGKSGTAQVFTLAEDAEYIAEELDERLRDHSLFIAFAPIDDPKIAVAVIVENGGGGSSVAAPIARDLILEHLNKTK from the coding sequence ATGAAACTGATACGCACACGCAAGCAGATGAAAAACCGTCATCTGGAAAAACAGGTATTTCGTTTCAGGATCATTTTGGCCATGGTCCTGATCACCGCTTTGTTTGTATTGCTGTTTGGTCGACTGGCTTTTTTGCAAGTATTGAATTTTCAGCATTACAGTGAGTTGTCAGCCGGAAACCGAATCCGTATCGAACCTATGCCACCCAACCGCGGTTTGATCTATGACCGCTATGGAAAAAAACTTGCCGAGAACATCCCGAGTTTTGAAGTGGTTATTATTCCGGAAGAAACACCTAACGTAGATGAAACGCTGGACGCGATTGAAAAATTCATCCCATTCTCAAGTGAGCAACGCGAGCGTTTTAACACCAACCGTAAACGTTACCGATCTTTCGAACAGGTCCCATTACTGCATCACATGGACGAGCAAAGTGTGGCCGCAATAGCTGCGAACATTCCTGACCTGCCGGGTGTACATGTTCGCGCACGACTCACGCGTCATTATCCCCTGGCCGAAGAAAGTGTGCATGTAGTTGGCTACATGGGCGGGATCAATGATCGCGATCTGGAAAGAATCGACAAACGCGCCTATGCCGGTACCTCATACATTGGAAAAACCGGTATTGAACAAACCTTCGAACAATATTTGCTGGGTAAAGTTGGATATCGACAATTACTTGCCAATGCACAAGGGCGCTTGCTGGATGTGATTGAAGAACAAACCCCTGAATCGGGTTCAGATCTACAGCTGACCATTGATGCCGGACTGCAAGCGGTGGCGCTAGACGCGCTGCGAGATAAACGGGGTGCCGTGGTTGCCATCGACCCTACAAATGGCGAGATCCTCACTATGGTGAGCTCGCCCGCCTATGACGGAAACGGTTTCAGTCGGGGTCTCACCCAAGCCGAATACAATGTATTTCTGGACGATACTGACAAGCCCTTACTTAATCGGGCCATCAGTGGAAACTATCCGCCCGGTTCCACCGTAAAACCCATGATCGGCCTGGCCGGATTGCAATTGAACAAAACACATCGTGCGCACAGCACCTATTGTCCAGGTTTTTTCAAGTTGCCGGAAAATGAACGGCCTTATCGTGACTGGAAACGCGAGGGTCATGGCCGGGTGAATCTTTTTGGTGCCATCACTGAATCGTGTGATGTATATTTTTACGAGCTTGCGCTGGAATTGGGTATCGACAACATGCACGATTTCTTGCGAAATTTTAAATTAGGCGAACACATAGATCCGCAAATTCGAGGCAGCCGCAAAGGTATATTGCCTTCGCGCGCATGGAAACGAAACAATTTCAAAAATCCTGCAGACAAGGTCTGGTTCCCTGGTGAAACCGTGATTGCGGGTATTGGTCAGGGTTATATGTTGGCATCACCACTACAACTGGCCACGGCGACTGCGATCACTGCCATGCGTGGCGAATATCATCAACCGCATCTGGTCAAACGCATTGGTAGCGATTACCAGCTCGACTTTACCGATGACAGCAAACACTTTTTAAGTGTAAAAGCCGATGCCAGGCATTGGGATGAAATAATAAGCGGAATGGAATCCGTGATGCATGGTCTCAAAGGAACTGCACGGCATATCGGTAAAGATCTGGATTTTCGTATGGCGGGAAAATCGGGTACCGCGCAAGTTTTTACCCTCGCTGAAGATGCTGAGTACATCGCAGAAGAACTGGACGAGCGCTTGCGTGATCATTCATTATTTATTGCCTTTGCCCCGATTGATGACCCGAAAATTGCTGTTGCCGTCATAGTCGAGAATGGTGGTGGCGGTAGCTCGGTTGCTGCACCCATTGCGCGTGACCTTATCCTTGAACACTTGAACAAAACTAAATAA
- the gatA gene encoding Asp-tRNA(Asn)/Glu-tRNA(Gln) amidotransferase subunit GatA, translated as MHTKTIAEMSRDLKAKKYSSEELTQHFLKRIEQYDDGLNSFITVTAEQALQHAKQSDAQIASGDAPLLAGVPIAHKDIFCTKGIKTTCGSKMLDNFVSPYDATVVTNMRAQGVVMLGKTNMDEFAMGSSNETSYFGPVKNPWDTSKVPGGSSGGSAAAVAARLVPGATATDTGGSIRQPAALCNLTGIKPTYGRVSRYGMIAFASSLDQAGTLTATAEDSALLLDAMSGFDERDSTSIERPKDDYVSGLNDSLEGLRIGVPVEFFDQNLSDAIATPVKAAIQEYEKLGAKIIEISLPNLHLSVPTYYVVAPAECSSNLSRFDGVRFGHRCENPKDLVDLYKRSRGEGFGDEVKRRIMTGTYVLSAGYYDAYYLQAQKARQLIKADFDKAFTEIDVIMGPTAPNLAFGLGDLMDDPVTMYLNDIYTIGVNLAGLPGMSIPCGFAKNAGGNDLPVGLQLIGNYFAEGKLLNAAHRYQQVTDFHSQLPTAFA; from the coding sequence ATGCATACCAAAACCATTGCCGAAATGAGTCGTGATCTCAAGGCAAAAAAATACAGCAGTGAAGAATTAACTCAACACTTCCTCAAGCGCATCGAGCAATACGATGACGGTTTGAATTCGTTCATTACCGTGACGGCCGAACAAGCCTTGCAACACGCTAAACAAAGCGATGCTCAGATTGCCTCCGGGGATGCGCCACTGCTTGCGGGCGTTCCGATCGCGCACAAAGACATATTTTGCACCAAAGGCATTAAAACCACTTGTGGTTCCAAAATGCTGGACAATTTTGTTTCGCCCTATGACGCAACGGTCGTGACCAATATGCGAGCCCAGGGTGTGGTGATGTTGGGTAAGACTAATATGGATGAATTCGCCATGGGGTCTTCGAACGAAACCTCGTATTTCGGACCGGTTAAAAATCCCTGGGACACCAGTAAAGTTCCCGGTGGTTCCTCCGGAGGGTCGGCGGCAGCCGTCGCGGCACGCCTGGTACCCGGTGCAACTGCTACGGATACGGGAGGCTCGATCCGTCAACCGGCGGCCTTGTGTAATCTGACCGGCATCAAGCCTACCTACGGGCGAGTCTCGCGTTATGGCATGATCGCCTTTGCATCCAGTCTTGATCAGGCCGGTACGCTCACCGCCACAGCCGAAGACTCCGCTTTATTACTTGATGCGATGTCGGGTTTTGATGAACGGGATTCCACTTCGATCGAACGCCCTAAAGACGATTATGTGTCGGGTCTGAATGATTCCCTCGAGGGTTTGCGAATTGGTGTGCCGGTAGAGTTCTTTGATCAGAACCTGAGTGATGCCATCGCCACCCCGGTCAAAGCGGCCATCCAGGAATACGAAAAACTGGGCGCAAAGATCATCGAGATCAGTTTGCCAAACTTGCATCTATCGGTACCAACTTATTATGTGGTTGCACCGGCCGAGTGTTCGTCCAATCTCTCACGCTTTGACGGTGTGCGATTTGGCCACCGCTGTGAGAATCCTAAAGACCTGGTTGATCTGTATAAGCGTTCACGCGGTGAGGGTTTTGGCGATGAAGTTAAACGCCGCATTATGACCGGGACCTATGTGCTGTCGGCCGGTTATTACGATGCCTATTATCTGCAAGCACAAAAAGCCCGACAATTGATCAAGGCGGATTTTGACAAGGCCTTTACCGAGATCGATGTGATCATGGGGCCAACCGCCCCGAATCTGGCTTTCGGCCTGGGTGATCTGATGGATGACCCGGTTACCATGTATTTAAATGACATTTACACCATTGGTGTGAATCTGGCGGGCTTGCCGGGCATGTCTATTCCCTGCGGATTTGCCAAAAACGCGGGCGGCAATGACTTGCCTGTTGGCCTGCAACTGATCGGAAACTATTTTGCCGAGGGCAAGTTGCTGAATGCCGCTCATCGCTATCAACAAGTTACCGATTTCCATTCACAACTACCCACCGCATTTGCATAA
- the mreD gene encoding rod shape-determining protein MreD, whose product MSEFSVTAIRIRIFLSVVVALLLTTMPLPELVSPYRPLFVPLVILFWSIFFPLRFTLFMALLAGLALEASQTLVFGQTALGLIVISVFALSNHRRIQLAALPQQLLTVAALLFVYQFLQIWIESLLDRPTEYSVRFIAVIFSMIFWPGVIVFMHKVILRKKHQAK is encoded by the coding sequence ATGAGTGAATTTAGTGTGACTGCGATTCGGATTCGTATTTTTCTAAGTGTTGTCGTTGCCTTGTTACTCACGACTATGCCGTTGCCAGAACTCGTCTCGCCCTATCGCCCACTATTTGTTCCGCTGGTAATTTTATTCTGGTCCATCTTTTTTCCATTGCGCTTCACGCTGTTTATGGCCTTACTTGCCGGCTTGGCACTGGAAGCCAGTCAAACGCTGGTTTTTGGGCAAACTGCACTCGGCCTGATCGTTATATCTGTGTTTGCCTTATCCAATCATCGCCGCATTCAACTGGCCGCACTGCCACAACAATTACTCACTGTTGCAGCCTTGTTATTTGTTTACCAGTTTTTACAGATCTGGATAGAAAGTTTGCTGGATCGCCCAACTGAATATAGCGTACGGTTTATTGCGGTAATTTTTAGTATGATATTTTGGCCTGGCGTTATTGTGTTTATGCATAAAGTTATTCTAAGAAAAAAACATCAGGCTAAATAG
- the gatC gene encoding Asp-tRNA(Asn)/Glu-tRNA(Gln) amidotransferase subunit GatC yields MALTADDLQHIANLARLEICESETEAYRQKLSTILDMVDQLSAADTQGVIPMAHPLDMAQRLRADEVSETDQRALYQQNATQTEAGLYLVPKVIE; encoded by the coding sequence ATGGCTCTGACCGCTGATGACCTACAACATATTGCCAACCTGGCCAGACTTGAGATCTGCGAGTCTGAAACCGAGGCGTATCGGCAAAAACTCAGCACCATTCTGGATATGGTCGATCAATTGAGTGCCGCGGATACCCAAGGCGTCATACCCATGGCGCATCCTCTGGATATGGCACAACGCTTACGGGCGGACGAGGTCTCGGAAACCGATCAACGCGCCTTATACCAACAGAATGCCACCCAGACTGAAGCCGGACTGTATCTGGTGCCAAAAGTTATCGAGTAA
- a CDS encoding rod shape-determining protein — MMKWLKGHMSSDLSIDLGTANTLIYMRGKGVVLDEPSVVAIRDDGSRGGKIVQAVGLEAKNMLGRTPGNITAIRPLRDGVIADFSVTEVMLQHFIKKVHGSSYFNPSPRVLICVPFGSTQVERKAIRESAEGAGARRVYLIEEPMAAAIGAGMPVSEARGSMVLDIGGGTSEVAVISLNGIVYAASERTGGDRFDDSITSYVRRNYGILIGEATAEKIKHTIGSAYPGEEIREISVKGRNLSEGIPRSFTLNSNEILEALQEPLQAIVSAVKAALEQTPPELGADVAERGIVLTGGGALLKDLDRLLMEETGLPVVVADDPLTCVARGGGRVLEMVDEHGPAIFGLE, encoded by the coding sequence ATGATGAAATGGCTCAAAGGTCACATGTCCTCGGATCTCTCTATCGATCTGGGAACAGCAAATACATTAATCTACATGCGCGGAAAAGGTGTGGTTCTGGATGAACCATCGGTGGTCGCAATTCGTGATGATGGCAGTCGGGGTGGAAAAATCGTACAAGCAGTTGGCCTTGAAGCCAAAAATATGCTCGGACGAACTCCCGGAAATATCACCGCTATCCGCCCTTTGCGTGACGGTGTGATCGCGGATTTCAGTGTGACCGAGGTTATGTTGCAACATTTTATTAAAAAAGTGCACGGCAGCAGTTATTTCAACCCTAGCCCGCGAGTATTGATCTGTGTGCCATTTGGCTCTACCCAGGTAGAGCGTAAAGCCATCCGTGAATCGGCCGAAGGCGCTGGTGCGCGGAGGGTGTATTTGATCGAAGAGCCAATGGCCGCCGCGATTGGGGCCGGCATGCCGGTTTCTGAGGCTCGTGGTTCTATGGTACTGGATATTGGTGGTGGAACCTCGGAAGTCGCGGTTATTTCCCTGAACGGGATCGTCTACGCAGCCTCGGAACGCACCGGTGGTGATCGCTTTGACGACTCTATCACCAGCTATGTCAGACGCAATTACGGCATCCTGATCGGTGAAGCGACGGCCGAAAAGATCAAACACACTATTGGTTCCGCCTACCCGGGCGAAGAGATCCGTGAGATCTCGGTCAAAGGCCGCAATCTCTCGGAAGGCATACCGCGCAGCTTCACCTTAAACTCCAATGAGATCCTTGAAGCCCTGCAAGAACCGTTGCAAGCTATTGTAAGTGCTGTAAAAGCTGCTCTTGAGCAGACTCCACCGGAACTCGGTGCCGATGTGGCTGAACGCGGCATCGTATTAACCGGAGGTGGTGCATTATTGAAAGATCTGGACCGCTTGCTTATGGAAGAAACCGGTTTACCGGTCGTGGTGGCCGACGATCCGCTGACCTGCGTAGCTCGAGGTGGTGGACGCGTATTGGAAATGGTTGACGAGCACGGGCCCGCCATTTTCGGGCTGGAGTAA